One genomic segment of Candidatus Methanoperedens sp. includes these proteins:
- the dnaK gene encoding molecular chaperone DnaK, which translates to MAKIIGIDLGTSNSAAAVMQGSRPVIIPSAEGISLGGKAFPSYVAFTKDGQRLVGEPARRQAVTNPEGTAYAFKRKMGTDYKYSLRGKDYRPQELSAFLLQKIKQDAEAFLGDKVEKAVITVPAYFNDNQRQATKDAGEIAGLEVVRIINEPTAASLAYGLDKAGDQKILVFDLGGGTLDVTLMELGGGVFEVKSTAGDTQLGGTDMDNRLVDYIAEEFKKEHGIDLRKDRVANQRLRDAAEKAKIELSTTLTTEINQPFITADAGGPKHLTMTLTRAKLEEVIRPIIDRCRAPMEQALSDAKLTKADIKRVILVGGPTRMPIVQKFVEDYVGKIVEGGVDPMECVAMGAAIQAGVLSGEVKDILLLDVTPLTLGIETLGHVMTKLIDRNTTIPTRKSQIFSTAADSQTTVEIHTLQGERAMAYDNVTLGRFNLVGLPPAPRGIPQIEVTFDIDANGILHVTAKDLGTGKEQKMTITAPLKMASDEIDRKIKDAEKYAEEDRKRKEKVEVTNQADTLIYSTEKTLKELGDKVSGDQKQKVEKAIENAREALKSEDVSRIKSAIEDLTKEMHAISEILYQKAQQQTQQPGQQEEPKEEKKDEKVTDAEYKVVDEDKK; encoded by the coding sequence ATGGCAAAGATAATAGGAATAGATCTGGGTACAAGTAATTCAGCCGCTGCTGTCATGCAGGGCAGCAGACCTGTAATAATACCAAGCGCGGAAGGGATATCACTCGGTGGGAAGGCCTTCCCGTCGTACGTAGCATTCACAAAAGACGGGCAGAGACTCGTGGGGGAGCCGGCTCGCCGGCAGGCAGTGACAAATCCCGAAGGGACTGCTTATGCTTTCAAGAGAAAAATGGGTACCGATTATAAGTACAGTCTGCGCGGGAAAGATTACAGGCCGCAGGAACTTTCAGCTTTCCTTCTCCAAAAAATAAAGCAGGATGCTGAGGCATTTTTAGGTGACAAAGTTGAAAAAGCGGTAATCACGGTACCGGCCTACTTCAATGATAACCAGAGGCAGGCCACCAAGGATGCCGGGGAAATAGCCGGACTTGAAGTTGTAAGGATCATCAATGAACCTACAGCAGCATCACTTGCTTACGGTCTTGATAAGGCTGGCGACCAGAAGATACTTGTCTTTGACCTGGGAGGTGGAACGCTTGATGTGACCTTAATGGAACTGGGAGGCGGGGTCTTCGAAGTCAAATCAACAGCAGGAGATACACAGCTTGGCGGTACGGATATGGATAACAGGCTCGTGGATTACATTGCCGAAGAGTTCAAGAAAGAGCATGGCATTGACCTGCGGAAAGACCGTGTTGCTAACCAGAGATTGAGGGATGCGGCGGAAAAAGCCAAGATAGAGCTTTCAACAACACTCACCACAGAGATAAACCAGCCTTTCATAACCGCGGATGCAGGCGGCCCGAAACATCTGACAATGACCCTGACAAGGGCCAAGCTTGAGGAAGTGATAAGACCTATAATCGATAGATGTCGCGCCCCTATGGAACAGGCGTTATCTGATGCAAAATTAACTAAAGCCGACATTAAGAGAGTCATTCTTGTTGGAGGCCCCACCCGGATGCCTATTGTCCAGAAGTTCGTAGAGGACTATGTCGGGAAGATAGTGGAGGGGGGTGTTGACCCTATGGAATGCGTTGCAATGGGCGCAGCCATACAGGCGGGCGTGCTTTCAGGCGAAGTGAAAGATATCCTGCTGCTTGACGTCACACCGCTTACATTGGGCATAGAGACCCTGGGCCATGTGATGACAAAGCTCATTGACAGGAACACCACCATTCCCACGCGAAAAAGCCAGATATTTTCAACTGCTGCCGATAGCCAGACAACAGTGGAGATACACACGCTTCAGGGGGAAAGGGCGATGGCGTACGATAACGTCACTCTGGGCAGGTTCAACCTTGTAGGTTTACCACCTGCGCCACGAGGCATTCCGCAGATCGAGGTTACTTTTGATATCGATGCGAACGGGATACTCCATGTGACTGCAAAAGACCTGGGAACTGGCAAAGAGCAGAAGATGACCATTACTGCACCGCTCAAGATGGCCTCGGATGAGATAGACCGGAAGATAAAGGATGCCGAGAAATACGCGGAAGAAGACAGGAAGCGGAAAGAGAAAGTCGAGGTAACAAATCAGGCTGATACGCTGATATATTCCACAGAGAAGACTCTTAAAGAGCTTGGCGACAAGGTTTCAGGCGACCAGAAACAGAAGGTTGAAAAGGCTATTGAGAATGCAAGGGAAGCGCTGAAGAGTGAAGACGTTTCAAGGATTAAGTCTGCCATAGAAGACCTGACCAAGGAAATGCACGCGATAAGTGAAATACTGTATCAGAAAGCCCAGCAGCAAACGCAGCAACCAGGACAGCAAGAAGAACCAAAAGAAGAGAAGAAAGATGAAAAGGTGACGGATGCCGAATATAAGGTTGTAGATGAAGACAAGAAATAA
- the dnaJ gene encoding molecular chaperone DnaJ, with amino-acid sequence MATKRDYYEILGVDKKAAKDDIKAAYRKLAMQYHPDRNKASDAEEKFKEISEAYGVLEDQTKRQQYDQFGHAGIDMRYSQEDIFRGAAPDIEDILRGFGARGSGGFGRGESIFDIFFGGEGRREGPRRGSDLLYELSINFEDAASGKTIDIEVPRTERCDTCNGSGAKPGTSPKTCPACRGTGQVSRTQNTPFGRFMTTSTCGTCRGSGTIIDAPCPACHGSGTVQRRRKLEVKIPPGVDTGSRLRVPGEGEAGEKGGPPGDLYVEINVRPHNIFTRHENDILMETTISFAQAALGDEIIVPTLDGKATMKIPSGTQNGHIFRLKGKGFPSLHMSGKGDEMVKIRVDVPTNLTDRQKQLLREFAEISGEKIRKKGIFG; translated from the coding sequence ATGGCTACTAAACGCGACTATTACGAAATTCTTGGCGTGGATAAAAAGGCCGCAAAGGATGATATCAAGGCAGCATATCGTAAACTTGCGATGCAGTACCATCCTGACAGGAACAAAGCATCTGACGCAGAGGAGAAATTCAAGGAAATATCGGAAGCTTATGGCGTACTGGAAGACCAGACAAAGCGCCAGCAATATGACCAGTTCGGGCATGCTGGCATAGACATGAGGTACTCACAGGAAGACATCTTCAGGGGCGCAGCGCCGGACATAGAGGATATTCTCAGGGGTTTCGGGGCGCGTGGGTCTGGAGGATTTGGCAGGGGAGAGAGCATATTCGATATATTCTTCGGAGGGGAAGGAAGGCGAGAAGGGCCGCGCCGGGGATCGGATTTACTCTATGAATTATCCATCAATTTTGAAGATGCTGCATCCGGGAAAACGATCGACATAGAAGTCCCAAGAACAGAGAGATGCGATACATGCAACGGGAGCGGGGCCAAACCCGGAACATCGCCAAAGACATGTCCGGCATGCCGGGGGACGGGCCAGGTGAGCAGGACGCAGAACACGCCCTTTGGCAGGTTCATGACAACTTCCACATGCGGGACATGCCGCGGGTCCGGAACGATAATCGATGCACCCTGCCCTGCCTGCCACGGCTCTGGCACTGTTCAGAGAAGGCGAAAGCTGGAAGTGAAGATCCCGCCGGGTGTTGATACCGGTTCAAGGCTGAGGGTGCCAGGCGAGGGAGAAGCAGGTGAGAAGGGCGGCCCGCCAGGCGACCTGTATGTGGAAATAAACGTCAGGCCTCACAATATTTTTACGCGACATGAAAACGATATTCTGATGGAAACCACCATCAGCTTCGCACAGGCAGCCCTGGGGGATGAGATCATCGTACCAACGCTTGATGGAAAGGCAACGATGAAAATCCCATCGGGTACGCAGAACGGTCATATTTTCCGCCTCAAAGGTAAAGGTTTCCCGAGCCTTCACATGTCGGGAAAAGGCGATGAAATGGTAAAAATCAGGGTCGATGTCCCGACAAATTTAACTGATAGGCAAAAACAACTGCTGCGAGAATTCGCGGAGATAAGTGGAGAAAAAATCCGCAAGAAAGGGATTTTCGGATAA
- the gltA gene encoding NADPH-dependent glutamate synthase: MLERQKMPEQDPKIRATNFDEVALGFTGEQAVEEAKRCLQCKKPTCMKGCPVEVKIPDFLKYVAEGDFDSAIREIKEDNALPAICGRVCPQETQCEQTCILCKKGASVSIGRLERFVSDYERKKGVAVTLTAEPTGKKIAIVGSGPAGLTAAADLARMGHLVTIFEALHEPGGVLTYGIPEFRLPKDIVSSEVQFVRKLGVTILLDSVIGKIATVDELLSEFDAVFLGTGAGLPVFLNVDGENLNGVYSANEFLTRVNLMKSYRFPDYDTPIKKGKRVVVVGGGNVAMDSARCALRLGAEEVTIVYRRSEEEMPARAEEIEHAKEEGIKFRLLTNPVRLIGDGKNWVTHVECINMYLCEPDESGRCKPMPLGGTEHKIEADVVIIAVGTSPNPLVPRTTAGLEITKHGTIIAKENGATTKQGVYAGGDAITGSATVISAMGAGKKAARAIDEYVRSK; this comes from the coding sequence ATGCTAGAGCGCCAGAAAATGCCGGAGCAGGACCCCAAAATCCGCGCTACAAATTTTGACGAAGTGGCCCTGGGTTTTACCGGGGAGCAGGCGGTCGAAGAAGCAAAACGCTGTCTCCAGTGCAAAAAACCCACATGCATGAAAGGCTGTCCCGTAGAGGTAAAGATACCCGATTTCCTGAAATATGTTGCAGAGGGTGATTTTGACAGCGCGATAAGGGAAATAAAAGAAGATAATGCACTTCCCGCCATCTGCGGGCGCGTCTGTCCGCAGGAAACACAGTGCGAACAGACATGCATACTGTGCAAGAAAGGAGCCTCTGTCTCAATAGGCAGGCTTGAGCGCTTCGTATCGGATTATGAGCGGAAAAAGGGTGTGGCGGTTACGCTGACAGCGGAGCCCACAGGAAAGAAAATCGCCATCGTAGGCTCAGGCCCTGCGGGGCTCACTGCCGCCGCCGACCTTGCGAGAATGGGCCATTTGGTTACGATCTTTGAGGCGCTCCATGAACCCGGTGGAGTTCTTACCTACGGAATCCCGGAATTCCGGCTTCCCAAAGATATAGTCAGTTCAGAAGTACAATTCGTTCGCAAACTGGGCGTGACAATTCTTCTTGATTCCGTTATCGGAAAGATAGCGACCGTGGATGAGCTGCTTTCCGAATTCGATGCCGTGTTTCTTGGAACGGGGGCAGGGCTCCCTGTTTTCCTTAACGTCGACGGAGAGAACCTGAATGGTGTTTATTCGGCAAATGAATTCCTCACCCGCGTGAATCTAATGAAATCCTACAGGTTTCCCGATTATGATACGCCGATCAAGAAAGGAAAACGCGTTGTTGTGGTCGGCGGGGGCAATGTGGCCATGGACTCCGCAAGATGCGCCCTGCGCCTTGGGGCGGAGGAGGTTACTATTGTTTACAGGCGCAGCGAGGAAGAGATGCCTGCACGAGCAGAGGAGATAGAACATGCAAAGGAAGAAGGCATCAAGTTCAGGCTCCTTACGAACCCGGTAAGGCTCATAGGTGACGGGAAGAACTGGGTCACCCATGTGGAATGCATTAACATGTATCTGTGCGAACCAGACGAATCGGGAAGGTGCAAACCCATGCCTCTCGGTGGGACGGAGCATAAGATAGAGGCCGACGTGGTGATAATCGCTGTAGGAACATCACCCAATCCGCTTGTGCCGAGAACTACAGCGGGGCTTGAAATAACAAAACACGGCACGATCATCGCAAAAGAGAATGGCGCTACCACAAAACAGGGCGTTTACGCAGGCGGGGACGCGATCACAGGCTCAGCGACCGTGATAAGCGCAATGGGCGCAGGCAAGAAGGCAGCACGGGCGATAGACGAATACGTCAGGTCGAAATAA
- a CDS encoding sulfide/dihydroorotate dehydrogenase-like FAD/NAD-binding protein produces the protein MSFEILEKKELVPTIYLMEINAPRIARKAQPGQFVMLRIDDSGERIPLTIADFDREKGTITVIFQAVGKTTMHLASLEAGNELLDFIGPLGNPAHIENVGTVVLVGGGVGVAPVFPQARAFKEAGNRVISIIGARNISLLLWEDRMREVSDQLYITTDDGTKGHHGFVTDIVKKLIDNGTKVDRVVAIGPPVMMRAVAGVTRPFNVKTIVSLNSIMVDGTGMCGACRVLVANETKFACVDGPEFDAHLVDFTLLMNRLAMYQPEEKLALEKYKCEREGCKC, from the coding sequence ATGTCATTTGAGATCCTTGAAAAAAAAGAGCTTGTCCCAACAATTTATTTGATGGAGATAAACGCGCCGCGCATTGCCAGGAAAGCCCAGCCCGGGCAATTCGTGATGCTAAGGATAGACGATAGCGGGGAAAGGATACCCCTGACCATTGCTGATTTTGACAGGGAAAAAGGCACGATTACCGTGATCTTCCAGGCAGTGGGCAAGACCACCATGCACCTCGCATCCCTGGAAGCAGGAAATGAACTCCTGGATTTCATTGGGCCGCTTGGAAACCCGGCGCATATTGAAAATGTGGGAACCGTTGTATTGGTTGGCGGCGGGGTCGGAGTAGCCCCGGTTTTCCCGCAGGCGCGGGCCTTCAAGGAGGCGGGAAACAGGGTCATTTCGATCATAGGCGCACGGAACATCAGTCTTCTATTATGGGAAGACAGGATGCGCGAGGTGAGCGATCAATTGTACATCACCACGGACGACGGGACAAAAGGCCATCACGGCTTTGTTACCGATATCGTCAAAAAGCTCATCGATAACGGCACAAAGGTGGACAGGGTCGTTGCCATCGGACCGCCGGTGATGATGCGTGCAGTTGCCGGCGTGACCCGGCCATTCAATGTTAAAACCATAGTTAGTCTGAACTCCATAATGGTAGACGGGACTGGCATGTGCGGGGCGTGCAGGGTGCTTGTGGCGAACGAGACCAAGTTCGCATGCGTTGATGGTCCCGAATTCGATGCACATCTTGTGGATTTCACACTCCTGATGAACAGGCTTGCCATGTACCAGCCGGAAGAAAAATTGGCACTTGAAAAGTATAAATGCGAAAGGGAAGGATGTAAATGCTAG
- a CDS encoding rhodanese-like domain-containing protein: protein MKYINFMLVGIVLLSVISGCISGTEAPEKTQYAEISVQQAKAMIDGGGVFILDVRTQEEYDAGHINGSVRIPVQDIKVKEELDKELTKIPRDRKILVYCRTGIRSAQASEVLVNNGFTEVYSMKGGITDWTGAGYEVIK from the coding sequence ATGAAATATATCAATTTTATGCTTGTGGGCATCGTATTGCTTTCAGTCATATCAGGATGCATCAGCGGCACAGAGGCGCCGGAAAAAACCCAGTATGCTGAGATCAGTGTGCAGCAGGCTAAAGCTATGATAGATGGCGGTGGAGTTTTTATTCTTGATGTGAGGACGCAGGAAGAATATGATGCCGGGCATATCAATGGGTCAGTCCGGATACCCGTTCAGGATATTAAAGTAAAGGAAGAGCTTGATAAAGAGCTCACAAAGATACCAAGGGACAGGAAAATACTTGTATATTGCAGGACTGGCATCCGAAGCGCCCAGGCAAGTGAAGTGCTGGTAAATAATGGATTTACCGAAGTGTACAGCATGAAAGGAGGCATCACCGATTGGACCGGGGCAGGATATGAAGTAATAAAATAA
- a CDS encoding non-histone chromosomal MC1 family protein: MSEIKNFILRNKNGTEEGVFTGRQPRQAALKAANRMGGSKDKPVEIRLRERGTKKIHVFKAWKQIIAAPKNKPSWMPDKINKPFVKKVGTEKLDKL, encoded by the coding sequence ATGTCAGAAATCAAGAATTTTATTTTAAGGAACAAGAATGGTACAGAAGAAGGTGTATTTACAGGCCGGCAACCGCGCCAGGCAGCCCTTAAAGCAGCGAACCGCATGGGCGGATCAAAAGATAAACCCGTCGAGATCAGATTGAGAGAAAGAGGTACAAAGAAAATCCATGTATTCAAGGCGTGGAAACAGATCATCGCTGCCCCAAAGAATAAACCCTCATGGATGCCGGATAAGATCAATAAGCCGTTCGTCAAAAAGGTAGGGACAGAAAAGCTTGATAAGCTTTAA
- the radC gene encoding DNA repair protein RadC, whose protein sequence is MQEYKIRIQDMRKEERPRERLLKSGPSVLSDSELLAIILRTGSQNENVINLSQRILSQYSLKQLSQTNHSQLMDIHGIKESKAAQIAACFEIARRLESFSEDAKPKINSPEDVYRRIYPKMREQKKESFIELCLDTKNQIIKEETISIGSLNANIVHPREVFKTALAESAAHIIVAHNHPSGDPTPSREDIEITKKLVETGKIIGIDVLDHVIIGDGRHFSMKEAGHI, encoded by the coding sequence ATGCAGGAATATAAAATAAGAATCCAGGACATGAGAAAAGAAGAAAGACCAAGGGAGAGGCTTTTAAAGAGCGGCCCTTCGGTATTAAGCGATTCTGAACTTCTGGCAATAATACTGAGAACAGGTTCACAAAATGAAAACGTTATAAACCTGTCCCAGAGGATACTGTCACAGTACAGCCTGAAACAGCTTTCGCAGACTAACCATTCACAATTAATGGACATACACGGCATCAAAGAAAGTAAAGCGGCGCAGATCGCAGCATGTTTTGAGATCGCACGCAGGTTGGAATCCTTCAGTGAAGACGCAAAACCAAAGATCAACTCACCTGAGGACGTATACAGGCGGATCTACCCGAAAATGAGGGAGCAGAAAAAAGAAAGTTTTATCGAGTTATGCCTTGATACCAAGAACCAGATAATCAAAGAGGAAACCATATCCATCGGTTCATTGAACGCCAACATCGTCCATCCAAGAGAAGTATTCAAGACTGCCCTGGCTGAATCCGCGGCGCACATCATCGTGGCTCATAACCATCCATCGGGCGATCCCACGCCGAGCAGGGAGGATATCGAGATCACGAAGAAACTTGTGGAGACGGGAAAGATAATAGGGATAGATGTGCTTGACCATGTTATAATAGGCGACGGACGCCATTTCAGCATGAAGGAGGCGGGACATATTTAA
- a CDS encoding molybdenum cofactor guanylyltransferase, producing MSYSALILAGGFGSRLGYREKALIDINGRPIISFVIESLEKVADNIIISARDEAQGERLKSVLAGCKLTYDAYENIGPLAGMLSGLLACEDEYCFIAACDMPFISEKAVELLFRESEYFDAAIPRWDDGFLEPLHAVYRCRPMIRETREAIEKGETVILSPVFKLNVNYVSTDDIKKIDPDLRTFMNVNTQEDIQEVIKKRSF from the coding sequence ATGTCTTATTCCGCGCTCATACTTGCCGGGGGTTTTGGAAGCCGCCTGGGTTATCGGGAAAAAGCCCTTATAGATATCAATGGCAGGCCGATTATATCTTTTGTCATAGAGAGCCTTGAAAAAGTCGCGGACAACATTATTATTTCCGCACGTGATGAAGCCCAGGGGGAACGTTTGAAATCCGTGCTTGCTGGCTGCAAGCTCACATACGATGCTTATGAGAACATAGGTCCTCTTGCAGGGATGCTTTCCGGACTTTTGGCTTGCGAGGATGAGTATTGTTTTATCGCAGCTTGCGATATGCCTTTTATTAGTGAGAAGGCCGTAGAGTTACTTTTCAGGGAAAGTGAATATTTCGATGCAGCAATTCCTCGATGGGATGATGGCTTTCTTGAACCGTTGCATGCTGTTTACAGATGCAGGCCAATGATACGTGAGACAAGAGAAGCGATAGAAAAAGGTGAAACTGTGATACTTTCCCCAGTATTCAAACTGAATGTAAATTATGTTTCTACGGATGATATCAAAAAAATCGACCCTGATTTAAGAACATTTATGAATGTGAATACCCAGGAAGATATACAAGAGGTTATAAAAAAGAGATCATTTTAA
- the fdhD gene encoding formate dehydrogenase accessory sulfurtransferase FdhD, translating into MYTGNYKARELNGDVSRDRIYSVAVEDTIELFVNNIRVASILATPEMLEELALGYLICEGIVKSRDEIKDLRIEGKTVHTRMEYTEHLELWRELRSSGCVGVRWDENEVISVSSDTIFSPDAIRKSLGFLDSDIYRKTRGTHAACLVNNDGECVVKAIDVGRHNAFDKVVGRAILNGVRLGEHFLLSTGRQSAGMVQKAARAGIPLVATKTAPLNTGVEAAEKAGVCLVCFVSDEKMSVFTHPGRLGL; encoded by the coding sequence ATGTACACAGGAAATTACAAGGCCAGGGAATTGAACGGTGATGTATCCCGTGATAGAATATATTCAGTAGCCGTGGAAGATACCATTGAATTATTTGTAAATAATATCCGGGTAGCTTCGATACTGGCCACGCCTGAGATGCTGGAAGAGCTTGCTCTCGGTTATCTTATCTGCGAGGGGATAGTGAAATCCCGGGACGAGATCAAAGACCTTCGTATTGAGGGAAAAACCGTGCATACCCGGATGGAATACACGGAGCATCTTGAGCTCTGGCGCGAGCTGCGCTCCTCGGGATGCGTGGGCGTTCGCTGGGATGAGAACGAGGTAATCTCTGTGAGCTCCGATACTATATTCAGCCCAGATGCAATTAGAAAAAGCCTTGGATTTCTGGATTCCGATATATACAGGAAGACGCGCGGAACCCATGCCGCATGCCTTGTAAATAACGATGGGGAATGCGTTGTCAAGGCCATTGATGTCGGCAGGCACAATGCTTTTGACAAGGTGGTGGGGCGGGCAATACTAAACGGTGTCAGGCTGGGTGAACATTTCCTGCTCTCCACGGGGCGGCAGTCCGCGGGCATGGTTCAAAAAGCTGCCCGGGCAGGCATTCCTCTTGTGGCAACCAAGACTGCGCCCCTTAATACGGGCGTGGAGGCCGCTGAGAAAGCAGGAGTCTGTCTAGTATGCTTCGTTTCAGATGAAAAAATGTCCGTGTTCACCCATCCGGGGAGGCTTGGTCTGTGA
- the mobB gene encoding molybdopterin-guanine dinucleotide biosynthesis protein B, with protein MTPVICIVGKSKSAKSMLMTGLIKELKNHGLRVGALKYHKHGDFEMDVEGKDTWKYAKAGADTVAIASPVKFALIKAVEGEMKIDEICDKYFTDSDIVLADGFTHSDKPRIIVADDIGDIEIFKRESEVLAVVGMEGLGLNDMEAISGKVMRFLFRL; from the coding sequence GTGACACCTGTTATCTGCATCGTGGGAAAAAGTAAAAGCGCAAAGTCAATGTTGATGACAGGATTGATAAAGGAGCTGAAAAACCACGGCCTCAGGGTGGGCGCATTAAAATACCATAAGCACGGCGATTTTGAAATGGATGTGGAAGGCAAGGATACATGGAAATACGCAAAAGCCGGAGCGGATACGGTGGCTATCGCATCACCCGTGAAGTTCGCTTTGATCAAGGCTGTCGAAGGTGAAATGAAAATTGATGAGATCTGCGACAAATATTTCACGGATAGCGATATCGTGCTTGCCGATGGGTTCACACATTCCGATAAGCCACGTATAATAGTTGCTGACGACATTGGGGATATCGAGATTTTCAAAAGGGAAAGTGAGGTGCTGGCGGTTGTGGGTATGGAGGGATTGGGACTCAATGACATGGAGGCTATATCGGGTAAAGTCATGAGGTTTTTATTCAGGCTGTGA
- a CDS encoding metalloregulator ArsR/SmtB family transcription factor: protein MKCCPKDKDIKKEWMDKLENESNSISKGRAREICRFSYVFSHPLRLKIAMLLNKGDLCVCEIVSILREKQNLISHHLSIMKKHRVITSYNQSKYKYYVIEKEAADFLSALLKNEMV, encoded by the coding sequence ATGAAATGCTGCCCGAAAGATAAGGATATCAAGAAAGAATGGATGGATAAGCTTGAAAACGAATCAAACAGTATATCAAAAGGCAGAGCGAGGGAGATCTGCCGTTTTTCTTATGTTTTCAGTCATCCTTTAAGGCTTAAGATCGCTATGTTATTAAACAAAGGAGATCTATGCGTGTGTGAGATTGTATCAATTCTAAGAGAGAAACAGAATCTGATATCTCATCACCTTTCTATTATGAAGAAGCATCGTGTTATTACCTCTTACAATCAATCCAAATACAAATATTATGTGATAGAGAAGGAAGCGGCAGACTTTTTAAGTGCTTTACTGAAGAATGAGATGGTGTAA